DNA from Globicephala melas chromosome 11, mGloMel1.2, whole genome shotgun sequence:
GCAGCAGTACATGTAAAACAAGTGTGTTTTATTGTTCATGGTTAATCCTGGgaagtataattttaatttcagtggCTTGTTACCACCTAGTTCCCACACATCTTGGGGGGTGGGTTATATTGTATATAATGGTTTAGATCTCATTTCAGTACAGAACTGTTAATTTCTGTATAAGGCCAAAAGCTGCTTTGATaatggtaaaaatatatatatagattgttTTTTGGAGTAACAGTGATACTTTTCAGTTTCTAAGATTTACAAGGTTTaaatgtgcatatatttttaaagcagattCATAGGTGAGGGAAACTAGAAAATCAGTGTTTGAGTGacaggagaaaatggaaatgtgaaaatattGAAAGCTTTTCTAATTTGAAATGTTCTTGTGGTTGTTTCTCCTTTAGGTATGTTTTCATAAGCATgtataaattacatatttatgaTAGTCTCTGGCCTTAAGGTCTTAACTTACTGAGCATATGTTACCACTGCCTGGGTCTTTACAGCTGTATAGTTTTGAAACATCAATACAATTAAGAGTTGGTGGGGTGAGATCTCTTTGCCCATTTTAGTAGAATTGAATGGCTTGGACCGAGCATATCATTCCCCCCGGCCCATCAGCCCAGTGCCAGCAAGCTTGCTTTACATTGGAATTTCTACTCTTAGAGTGTGGGCTGAGAACCCCAGGGGGCTTTTGTTAAGATACTTTCAGTATTCTTATTATGTAGTCTAACCCAACTAAAGCATAAATTTGTACTTCTGCATCCTGAATTGCAGATGCAAGTAATGGACTTAATTATTCCCACCAGTTTAGGCACAGTCGGCCAGTTGAAATTTGTCCTTGAAATAATTGCtcttgtcttcatttgttttcttcactaCTGCGCTAAAGGACCAAGTTTGTCTTCAgttttcatttgaattaaaaacaaaacttgagtCTGTCCATAAAGGTTCTATCCTCAAATTGAGTTTCAAGTATTATGTTGCTGCATCACTGCAGTTAGCTCAGATGTTTTAATCTCACTATTTGCTCCAAAGGTTTGCTCTAAGGTGGTTTTCATAGCACTCCTGTTAGCCAGGATGCAaattgaattgggttgtttgtgttttaagACTATCTGTAGGCTTTTCCCCATTACCAGAATATCTGAGAATTGTGAGAGAAAGGTCCAAGGGAGAGGAATATATCTAATCAATAAATCATTGTTTTCACTACTGCATGTTTGAGACTGATCCCTTATATTGTAGAACAtgtttacctttaaaatttttacctctTTCCATCTTTCATACAGTGGAATCACTGTCTAGCGTATGTACTAACTTCTTACTATGTTTACTGTGCTTGGTAAAGTTTTTTAATTATGGGAAGCACAATTCTATCTTAAAGTTCTTGTCCAGGGTAATTTCGGGTTGCTAGTTTCATGATTTAAGCATCAGTGACTCACCAGTTCGcgagattttcttcttctttctttcttctgcctgtttttattcatttttattgttacatTGGCTTAAACTACCACTTCTCAATCTTCTAAGGAAAATTTGAGACAGTGGTTTTAAAACTCAAGATTCCCTTTAAAATTCTGGCACCTCTTGAGttgatactttaattttttaaaactaaattctgTAGTGCTTTTACAGAACTGAATATTCTTAATGTAAGTATAAGTGTTACATTTCCTGGTAGAATGATTTTTAACATTGTTGTGAAGGTTAAAATTGTGTTTTACTGACTTAACGTTTCATAGAATTGCCTTAAAATGAGTATAAAAATTGGTAAGGGAGCTTCTAGTACAATTGACTGCCTTAACATGGCCTGATAATCCAGTGACCTTTCtctcaaatattatttctctttcttataaacTAAGATGTTTGTGATAGATACTTCTGAGTCTAGTTATCTGCTTTTGAATTTTTTCCCACTGAAATTCACATAGTCTGAAGATCTGTGAAAGTGTTATGGGAAAACTAGCTTGGGTTCAAAACATCTTAACCAAATATACCCCATAAGACTTCCCAAGAGTGACTGCCAGTTTGTGACTATAGAAGCAGCGGTTGGGTGTTTTCTGGGCCATGGAAATTTAAAGTGTCTATAATGTCATGATTACTTAGTTTCCTGTCAGAGTGTTAGCAGATTGAAGGTTTGCTCCCTACTGCATTTTCAGAGTTGCTGTGAGTGGCAGAGGGTCACCTTAGGTGAAGGAAGAGGGGCAGGAAGTTCTGAAAACAGGACTCCTGAGGCCTACCTCCATCTGCCTGCTTAAAAGATGCAGACTGACTCAGTATGAAAAATAATGGATAGAAAAATTCATTTAAGTATGTGGGGCAAGTGTTAAGTGTTGATCACACTTCTTTCCATAAGCAAATGGCTAGgtgttttttattcttgtttaatTATCTTGATAAATTTTGAGTtcgttgttgtcattgttttggatttgagaataactttaattttaatgtatatttatgcTGTGTATTTCAAACCtatatcacatatatgtatacatatatagtctTCATGTTGGAGAGAGATATAAGTTTGTAATTCATTATAatcttgagggtttttttaaatcagtaaaatGACTACTGTTGCTGTTTTTAAGCTTATTAAGTTCAGGTGTGTATCATGTTTAACTTTTTCCCCTATCTTTTTATCTTTACCTCTTTGTCCTCCACATGCTGTGATTTAAACCCTTCTGCTCTGTTCACCTGAACACCTGGTTTTTGCCATCTTCTTTATGTTGATGTTTGTTACACAGTACCACAAAACCTGCTCCACACCTGGATGGGTAAGAGTTATGTTCTTTTTATCTTGGAGAGGTGTTTGGGTGGCCAGTTCAAGACACATTAGACCATGGGTGAACCCTCAAGGGGGCGCTCTTGATCTCTGGGTTAATCTCATAGCTGAGCTCTTCCTAAGGATCACAGGGTGCAGTAGTCTTGAGACCTCTCATGTCACTGAAGGGGTCTTTGCGTGGGCTCATGGGTGAACTTCTCAGGCATGCGCTCTTGAGTGACCCTGTAAGGATGGTGTCTGAGTATCAAGTCCAATCTGATTGTTATCAGACTCTTTACTATAAAATAGTTAAGAACCATTGTTTTTAAGGCAGAAAACTAAGGCccagtttgagattttttttttttccttttatgaagcagtagttctaatttccttctagTTGCTTCATACATCAAACACTTCGCTCTTATTTTCAGGTCTGTGGATATGTCATTGATAAcagttgtcttgattactgctcATGGCTTAATTACcctcaaaacaattttttcttgaatttgtaTTGCAACAGGGTGCATGTTGTCTTTGGACTAGTTATTTCCGGTTTTGAAGTAATCGAACAAATTGAAAATCTGAAAACTGATGCTGCAAGTAGACCTTATGCCGATGTGCGAGTTATTGACTGTGGGGTGCTTGCCACGAAGTCAACAAAAGACGGTAAGAGTGTTTTGGGGGTAGAGGGAGCTAGGATGCAGGTAACACATGTTGAAGACTGTAACTTAAAGATACCTCCTAGATTTCAGTAGTGGAAGAAACTCCTACGAGTAGTATAGCAATAGCCCTGATGCCTCTATATCATACCCTGTATCCAACCCATCAGGGAATCTTTTCAAATCTGACCTCTTCTTTTTACTTCCCCTGCTATCAGCGTGGTCCAAACCCAGGTATCTTTTACAAGATAGCAATAGCCTCATTACTGTTCACTTTGCCTCTGTCCTTGCTCCTCTGTAATCTTTTCTCAGCAACGATAGCTTCCTGACTGGTCTCCTTGCTTACACTCTTGACCCTCTACAGTCCTCAGCAGCACCCAGAGCCATCTTCTCCAAGGGCTCCCTCTCCATCGGCCAAAGCTAAAGTCTTTACAACGGTCTGTAAGGAATTCTGGCCTTCTGCTGTTTCTCTAATCTCTCTTTCCCCTCATTCATTGTCTTGCCAGCACGTTGACCTTTATTCGGACATGTCAAGCACTCAGGGACTTTGTGCTGGCtgttccttctctctggaatACTCTTCGTTCAGATACCTGCATGaccccctccctcacttccttcaggccTGTGCTCAAATGTTATCTTAAATTACCTCAACTTTCCCTGTTCCCTTTACCCTGCCTTTACTTCCCCCTTCTtttagcatttatcatttgtcaTATTATGTAGttgcttattttcttctctgacccAACTAGAATATAGACTTCATGAGGGCTTTGTTACCTTACAATCTCACCAGCAAATTGTATTatcaacttgaaaaaaaaagtttatttaaattttgtttttacgtaaaatagatagctagtgggaagaagccgcatagcacagggacatcagcttggtgctttgtgaccacgtagaggggtgggatagggagggtgggagggagggagatgcaagagggaagagatatggggacgtatgtatatgtataactgattcactttgttataaagcagaaactgacacaccattcattgtaaagcaattatactctaataaagatgttaaaaaatattaaaattaaaaaaagaataaataaattttgtttttagttttctttatacaAAACATGTTTTACAATACCTGGTAATCATGTTTTTTACTCTGAAACATAGGCACTGAAATCCAGTActaatatttttgttaatatttcttaaaagtttttgagaaaaaaaggaagaaaccaacTCATTCAGAAGTCTCGGATTCCTCTTCcaattcctcttcctcttcagAATCATCCTCAGAAAGTGAAATTGAACATGAGAGAAGCAGAAGAAGGAAACATAAGAGGAGGCCAAAAGTTAAACATTCTAAAAAGAGACGAAAGGAAGCAAGCAGTTCAGAAGAGCCAAGGAATAAACATATAATAAGCCCAAAAGGGTAAGTGCGAAACACCAAGGTAGTCTTACCTAAGAAACAAGCACCCTGGAATGGGGAAAGTATGTGTGATTCTGTAAACTTAGCTTTGTTACCTATTGTTGAAAAGGATAGCATTCTGTGGACTTCAAATTGAAATCTAACAAATCAAGGGTAGCACAGATGTTTCATATCAAAGATTTACGCGTTTGcaggtgagaaaagaaaaaaggatcatTTGGCAATTCTTATCAGAATTTTAGTGCTGTGGCTTTTTCACTgcattgtgttttatattttctctttatgacaGTTGTGTAAACCTTTTTAGTGAGCTTTGTAAGGTATCAGTAGTTTTGCTgctaattatattattatattatttaatattattataaaatgcaGACATTACACATCTTAATTGGTGATTCGGTTTGTTCTCTCTAAGTCACTCTGAGAGGAGTGATACCAATGAAAAAAGGTGTATCGATTCAAATGCTAAAAGGGAAAAGCCTGTGGTGCGCCCAGAAGAGATTCCTCCGGTGCCCGAGAACCGATTTTTACTAAGAAGAGATATGCCTCTTGTCACAGTGGAGCCTGAACCGTAAGGATGATTAACCTACATGTTTTCGTTTCTCTGACTGGTGATTCTGTTAGCTCATTGCAGGTCCACACTCATTTATTGAGCATGACCCATAGTCAGAGCACTTTGAATTATACTGGGGGAGATATTGAATTCGTAAATGACATGTACCCTACCTTTCAAAATTCATATTCTGCTAGTAGAGAGAGGGGGTTTGGCAAGTTGATCGGGGAGAAGTTCTTAGTGGAGATCTGGAAAGATTTCATTACCAATCTCATTTACTTGGCCTTTCATTAGGGGTGAGATTTTGGTTGTCAAAACAGGGTTAGTTGAACTCTTTGGATCCAATCGAGTGATAAAACATACT
Protein-coding regions in this window:
- the NKTR gene encoding NK-tumor recognition protein isoform X8 translates to MGAQDRPQCHFDIEINREPVGRIMFQLFSDICPKTCKNFLCLCSGEKGLGKTTGKKLCYKGSTFHRVVKNFMIQGGDFSEGNGKGGESIYGGYFKDENFILKHDRAFLLSMANRGKHTNGSQFFITTKPAPHLDGVHVVFGLVISGFEVIEQIENLKTDAASRPYADVRVIDCGVLATKSTKDVFEKKRKKPTHSEVSDSSSNSSSSSESSSESEIEHERSRRRKHKRRPKVKHSKKRRKEASSSEEPRNKHIISPKG